A single window of Deltaproteobacteria bacterium DNA harbors:
- the smpB gene encoding SsrA-binding protein SmpB: MSEKILCLNKKARHDYFIEETYEAGIALEGTEVKSLRMGKGNLKDSYVLIKDEEAFLHNTHISPYPYGHQFNHEPERVRKLLLHKQEIRRLSGKTNERGYTLIPLKIYLKSGKIKLAIGLAKGKTLYDKREDLKKRSADREMEKALKERR; this comes from the coding sequence ATGAGTGAGAAGATCCTTTGCCTGAACAAAAAGGCGCGCCATGATTATTTCATCGAAGAGACCTACGAAGCAGGGATCGCCCTCGAGGGAACGGAGGTCAAATCCCTGCGCATGGGCAAGGGAAATTTGAAAGACAGCTATGTACTCATTAAAGATGAAGAAGCCTTCCTGCACAACACGCACATCAGTCCATATCCCTACGGGCATCAGTTCAACCATGAACCGGAACGGGTACGCAAGCTGTTGCTGCATAAGCAGGAAATCCGCCGCCTCTCGGGAAAAACCAACGAACGGGGCTACACTCTAATTCCGTTGAAAATTTACCTGAAGAGTGGTAAAATAAAATTAGCAATTGGCTTGGCCAAGGGAAAAACCCTCTATGATAAGAGGGAAGACTTAAAAAAGCGTTCGGCTGACAGAGAAATGGAAAAAGCCCTTAAAGAGAGGAGATGA
- a CDS encoding HPr family phosphocarrier protein, translating into MISRTYIIKNKFGLHARPSASFVQTASRYRSEIKVEKDGQVADGKSIMDLMMLAAAPGTYITINAQGEDALAALEALGTLIEGSFGEE; encoded by the coding sequence GTGATATCCAGAACCTACATAATAAAGAACAAGTTCGGCCTTCACGCCCGCCCCTCCGCCTCTTTTGTTCAAACCGCCAGCAGATACCGCTCGGAGATCAAAGTGGAAAAAGACGGCCAGGTAGCCGACGGTAAAAGTATCATGGATTTAATGATGCTGGCCGCTGCCCCAGGGACCTATATCACGATAAATGCCCAAGGAGAAGATGCCTTGGCGGCTCTGGAAGCTTTAGGAACGTTGATCGAAGGGAGCTTCGGAGAAGAGTAA